The following is a genomic window from Vitis vinifera cultivar Pinot Noir 40024 chromosome 6, ASM3070453v1.
TAATGCAAACAAATGAGATGCATTGGGGGTCCGGCCATCCCATGGCGTGGGCAGTGTTGAGGCACtcacaagaaaataatggcAGAGTACTTAAAAATTGATCATGGATGCAATGATAACAGAGAAGAAGTCAACCAACAATGAGGAGAAACCCAGATTCCTAATCTTATCATTCAGTAAGTAATGGCATAGGATTCCCGAGCACTTTTAACAAACATACCATAAGTTTCAAGATTAGATATGATTGCTAGACATGTACCACTTAAGAAATGCTTCTTCATGCTTGAAAGCCCCCTACCACTAAGCTCCAACTTCTCTGTTCAATTCCGCAAGCACCGGCTTCTGTCGAAGATGGGGAGAAGACAGACCCTCTTCGCTCTCCTCTTAGCATGCCTCCTGCTTGCTGCTTCTCCGCACCGTTACTCTGCTGCTACCAAGGTTCAAGGTATGAAATCAGGCAACCACGAAAACTTCTCTTCATATTAATACAATAATTCTTTTCACTGGCATAATCTCTACAACTTATTTTGTACGAAATATCACGGAAAAGAAGAGAGCTAGACACTCTAGTATTTTCTAGCAACTAGAAGTTCTGATAGATCTTACCTCTATTGCTGCCACTAGCTGGTTCCAAACCCAGAGAAGCGTCGGCATCGGCAGCTGCGGCGGCAGGATTCAGTTTTGCTACttcggtatgtatgaaaagtaCTCTTTTCCAGGCCAATATTCTCTTTTAGTTACCATAAATGGCTTATACCTGAATTTTGTAGCTGATCACATTGATGAACATTAACAAGCAGGCCAAAGGGAAGAAGACTCGTAAATCTCCATCTGGACCCAACCCGGTTGGAAATCAACACCCACCGTCGAGGCCATGAATCAGTGGGGGCACTAGTTCAGCATAATTTGTAGAACGGAAGGTCACAATATTGTTTGGGATGTACAACTGATCAAGGAGGTTAGGTATATTCTTAGTTCAAAATACCGTTGTTTTGGGGTGTTGTGCATGTACAAGGactgaattttatttgaaattttg
Proteins encoded in this region:
- the LOC104879552 gene encoding uncharacterized protein LOC104879552, which encodes MIARHVPLKKCFFMLESPLPLSSNFSVQFRKHRLLSKMGRRQTLFALLLACLLLAASPHRYSAATKVQAGSKPREASASAAAAAGFSFATSLITLMNINKQAKGKKTRKSPSGPNPVGNQHPPSRP